CTATACCTATGCCTCCAAATTCCCCTTCTGTTTCTTGCTTAAAGTTCTCGTATTGCTTAGGATCAAAAAAGGCGGAAAACGGATCTAAAGCTCTTGTCATACCGTTCAAAGCACCGTAGATTAAGTCTTTTGTACTAACTGGCTCTACGTAATTGTCTTTTACTATCTTCAGCGCATCGGTAAAAATTCTTAGATACTTATATTCGTCCTCTGCTTGCTTGCCCTGAGAAGCAAAGCCCACTATAAAGCCTAAGCTAAAGGTTAATATTGCTATTCCAATACTTCCCAATTTATTAAGCTTTCTCATAGCGATAATATAATATAATGCACTTTACTTTACGCGTATCACCTCTGGCTCCTTGAACGGTCCCTTCACTGAATACTGAAGCTGATAAAACTCATACTTTTTATCAATAGGAATTCTTATTATAGCTGTTTTATTCCTGTAATCTACAGGCGGTATGCTGTACTCTTCGTAAATCTTGGGTTGTCTAGATATGTATGCCCTTACTTTTACAAACTCACTCATTAAGCTTAGTTTTTCAACCTTCTGTCTAATTTCTACAATAGACCTATCCGAATTTGGAATTATGGTTATTGAAACATAGTGATTAACAATCCCTTCTATGAAATCTATATCGTATTTAAATGATTCTTTACTTTCTACTTCTGCTGTTTTAACTTCCGGGTTTAAAGGCAAATGTTTTGGATTCTCACTTACTCTATTAACATCCAAAGGCATCCAGTTTGAAATATTAATAGCCTCCGCTTTTTGCTGTATGTCTTTTTCTACTTTATCTTCTTTTTCAACGGTAACTGATTCATTAGTATTTTTGCTGTGGAGAATGCCAGCTAATACGATAACAACGGAAAGTAAAAAACCAGCAACAAGCTCCATGTTTATCCCTTCTTTACCTTTATCATTATAAGCTTGGGGAGGAATCAATAAATAGGTATGGAATGTAAAACTTGGTTTATAATCTTACAAGCCATGTTTCAGGGGTCAATTGTAGCTTTGATAACCCCTTTCAAAAATGGGGAAGTAGATTATGAATCTTTGGCCAAGCTCATAGAGTTTCATATAAACAACGGCACAGATGCCATCTTGGTGTGTGGCACCACCGGGGAGTCTCCCACCCTGACCTTTGAAGAACACGAAAAAGTTATAGAAGAGGCGGTTAAGATAGCCAAAGGGAGAATAAAAATAATAGCTGGCACAGGAGCCAATGCTACCCACGAAGCCATTGAACTTTCAACTCACGCTCAAAAGGTAGGAGCGGATGCTTGCCTTTTGGTAGTCCCCTATTACAACAAGCCAACCCAAGAAGGACTTTACAGACATTTCAAAGCTGTTGCGGAAGAAGTAAGCATACCTATAATTCTTTACAACATCCCCTCAAGGACAGGAGTAGAGATAGCGCCAGAAACCATATACAAACTTGCAAAGGAACACGAACATATCGTAGGTTCAAAAGAATCCACTCCAAACATGGATAGAATATCGGAGATCAAAAAGTTGATGGGAGAAAACTTTACTATTCTTTCTGGTGATGATTCTCTAACGCTTCCTATGATGGCTTTGGGAGCAAAAGGGGTAATATCTGTTGCCAACAACGTAATGCCCAAAGAAGTTAAAATGCTTGTAGATTTTGCTTTGAAGGGAGACTTCAAAAAGGCAAGGGAGATGCACTACTATCTGTATGATCTGTTTAAGGTGCTCTTTATAGAGACTAACCCTATACCTGTAAAGACCGCCTGTTGGGCTATGGGTATGTGCGAAAAGGAGTTTAGACTACCTATGTGTGAGATGAAACCAGAAAACGAAAAGAAACTTCTCAGCGTGTTAAAGTCTTACAATATACCCTTAGTGGTTCAGCATGAGTAAGCTTTTATTCTTTTTAAACAGCTTCTATTTAGGTATGGGTGTCTTTTTCAGTGCATACATAGCACCTACTCTTTTTAAAGTTTTGGAAAGGGCAGAGGCAGGGAGGGTGGTAGAGAAAGTTTTTCCAGTTTACTTTGGTATTGGCTTTCTTGTAATGCTGATCTCCGTAGTGCTTGGTTGGAAGTTAGGCAAACTTTTCTTTGCAGTATCTTTGGCTAATTTCTTAGTGCATGGATTTCATCTTTTTTATGTTCTTCCAAAAGCCAGAAATTTAAAGATGATTGATTATTCAGAGTTTATGAAGTGGCATGGTGTGTCCATGGCTTTAAATTTATTTGGCTTACTGCTTGCTTTTATTATGATTATACTTTTGGTAAGAAAGATATAAAAACTAATGAGGTGAGTAGAGATGATGGATGTGTTCTTTATGGAGAGGGATCCCTATGCACCCATTAGGCACTGCTATCCTGTAGAGAATGTGCTATACCACGGCAAAAGCCAGTATCAGGAAATAACCGTGCTTGAATCTCCATACTTTGGAAGGGTTTTGGTTTTGGATGGTGTCGCTCAGTGCGATGAAAAATTTGAGTTTATTTATCACGAATTTATGGCTCACGTGCCATTGTATGCCCATCCTAACCCAGAAACTGTGCTCATTATAGGTGGAGGAGATGGAGGAGTATTGAGAGAAGTATT
The sequence above is a segment of the Thermocrinis jamiesonii genome. Coding sequences within it:
- the dapA gene encoding 4-hydroxy-tetrahydrodipicolinate synthase; the encoded protein is MFQGSIVALITPFKNGEVDYESLAKLIEFHINNGTDAILVCGTTGESPTLTFEEHEKVIEEAVKIAKGRIKIIAGTGANATHEAIELSTHAQKVGADACLLVVPYYNKPTQEGLYRHFKAVAEEVSIPIILYNIPSRTGVEIAPETIYKLAKEHEHIVGSKESTPNMDRISEIKKLMGENFTILSGDDSLTLPMMALGAKGVISVANNVMPKEVKMLVDFALKGDFKKAREMHYYLYDLFKVLFIETNPIPVKTACWAMGMCEKEFRLPMCEMKPENEKKLLSVLKSYNIPLVVQHE
- a CDS encoding DUF4149 domain-containing protein, whose amino-acid sequence is MSKLLFFLNSFYLGMGVFFSAYIAPTLFKVLERAEAGRVVEKVFPVYFGIGFLVMLISVVLGWKLGKLFFAVSLANFLVHGFHLFYVLPKARNLKMIDYSEFMKWHGVSMALNLFGLLLAFIMIILLVRKI